The following DNA comes from Haemorhous mexicanus isolate bHaeMex1 chromosome 19, bHaeMex1.pri, whole genome shotgun sequence.
GGGCCAAGAGTCTCCAGTGGGGGCCCAGTGTCTCAGGGCAGCACCCAGACTCCCACCCACTCTGTGAGACAtcactgggctgggctggcacggGAAGGGGCAATGCTGTGGGGTGACCCAGAGAGGGGAAATGTCCCCAAGGCCATGCCAGGTCACCTCatgtcccagcagggctcagatGCCTCTAtcccacaggagcagagggcaTTGTGGGGCTGCACcagggcaggacctggcactcAGAGCCAAGCCAGTGGCTTTGGGCCACAGCAGGACATGCAGTGTACCTGGCCCTCACCCACCCTGCATGGCTGCAGCCTGCGGCCAGAGCGTCTGCAAACTGAtttcagacatttaaaaatacagaacaatTGTTATCAAGGTTATACTGAATGCTAGAGCTTCCCACGGAACTACTTTATCatgttcaaaaatatttaatcccATCAATTTTCACATTGTTCTTATAAAAACAGACATGTATGAAGGGAAATGAAATGCTTCGTACATTTTTTtggcacattttttttttcctctttttttttttctttttaatcattACAAATTACAAACACACATTCGTTGTTTTGAAAGGAAAACCCCTAAACCCCAGCTGtacactgcagagctgcaccaaccacccccagctcccccagcctcccGCGCTCGCGATTGTTCTACAAGGACAAAAGAAGGACACCAGCAGCCAAGGACGTGGCGGTGGCTTCGCTGCCCTCCCCAGGGGCTGGCTGagagacagcagggacagtTGTGACCCTTTGGGGTCTGTGTCCCCACTGCTGTGTGGCTCTGGCAGGGGTGATGCAGTGAAGAAGAGCAGGGGATGGTGAGGGAGGTACTGAGGGCGATTTCTGCCTATTCTGctccccacagagctcctgtgcTGAAGCCTCCACACATCCCacctgcctctccttcccaacAGCTCCACCTTCatcccctgcacagcacagcccgCCAGggtccctcctgcagcaggagccagggagcccagcccatcctgctTACCCTGAGATGCTGCCAGGGGCACAGAGTGACCCTCGGCCATGCCGGGTCGGGGTGATCCTGGCAGGGTGACGGGAAGTGCTGCTGGACAGGAACAACgggcagagagcagaggggcaCCAGCTGGGTGCTCTGCTCGCTCCAAGGCAGCTTCCAGGATGACTTCCagggctcccagctgcagggtggCACTCTCCACAGGTGGCTGTGGCTTCTCCACAGAGCATCACCCCGGAGTCCTGGTTCGCTGCCTCTCCACATCCAAAGCGAagtgggaaaagaaagcagcacGTACCTCGTgtgtgccaggctgtccctgagccGTGCAGCGAGGACggtgcctgggccagtgccCCCCGAGCCCCCTGGGAGCTGCGGGGTGGGACCCTGTGGGGGACCCTGAGCTACCTCAGCTCCCAGCAATCAACCGCAGGCTCTTGCAATGGAGACatctttaatttttaacaaCATCAGAACCGCAAAAATCCCCCTGCGTCTGTGTGGGCAGTGCCGAGGGACAATCCGCCATGGAGGGGGACATTCTGCCATGGAGGGGGACACAGCAGTGCCCCCGTGCCCCCCTGGCCTCACCAGGACCCAGCTCTGCCCcggctccagctgctgcctgtgcccagggctgggcagcacacCTATCGCAGTTTAAATAGAATAAATACAGtgaagaaaacagtaaaatctTCAATAGAGAGGCAAAAGGAAAGACAACAGCAGGTCCGGGGGTCCAACCAAACTCCACGTGGTCTCTGGATTAGTTACTGAGGAAGTTCTATGAGAGCACATTAAGTTCGCTGCTGGAGACTCTCTTACCGCTGTCCTTATATCGAAACCTCGTATTCTCGTGTTTCCTGCAAGCAAGGAAAAACCAGttgagggcagcagctgcattcCAGGATCGTCTCTCCATTCCCAGGCAGCAAGAGAGATCCTGGGTGTTGTTTTGTTCCCAGAGGAACAATGCCCTCGCAGCCAggacccctcagccccctgtGCCTCCCATCCCATTGTTCGCACGGAGCCTGGCTGGACTCATCCCATGGCTTCCCAGCCACTCAAGCCCCTCAGGAGTGTCCCTAGGGAGGACAGGCACAGCAGGACTCACCCCTGTCTCATAAATCGGGTTGTCAAACTCCGTTTCTACCGTGATCTGGCTGTAGGGGTGGGAGTACATGAGGGGCAGGCGGAGGCTGGAGTAGTACCGACACCTGCGTGGGGGAGAGGCGGCGTCACTGGGGATTCCAGAACCacatccctccatcccagctcctcccagcgCCCCGGGGTGTGTGGCTGGCGAGGGCGGtgctgagccagccctggccgTGCCCCcgctctgtgccagcccctgcagccccacctgGTGAGATAGATGTAcgctcctcccagcagcagggagatgaTCAGCACCGGGATGAAGATGGCCAAGGCCATATTTCCCCCCTCGAGTGACgtctctgcagcagcttctgctaCTGAAAGGACAAGATCTATTGTGTTGGCATTTGCAGGCACTGGGTGATCccctctctgcctctccccCTCCTCATCCAGGCTCCACCAGGATGTTGTGCATCCAGGAAACTCACGTCACTCACCTTCCAGAGCGTGTTCAAAACTGTCTTGGTTCACTGGAAGAGAGATGGAGAGTTACTGGTCTGTAGCTGGGTttggctgggtgctggcagctgtTGCCTGCTGGGAAACCCAAACCTGGGATCTCCTGCCCCATTTGGTCCCAAACCATGCTGTGAATTCCCAGTTTTTAATAAGCTCTTGGTGACTGTAAGCGTGTGGCCAGGactgggcaggctgggctgagcagagcccagatcCAGAGATGTTCCAGCTCTCAGCTGAGttcagctcccagccagggctgcagccagacGACggtccctgggctgtcccaggctggggacagaggtgtTGGCTGTCCCCTtgcccccctccccttccctgttACCTTTGCAGATGGGAAGGGGGCCGCTCCAGTGGGATGGCTGGCCCAGGATGCATTTGATGGTCACCTCCCCCATCAGTTCAAATCCCTCATAGCACATGAAGGTCAGGGACTCTCCTGGCAGGTAGAGGCGCTTATACAGAATTTGGTACCCGTTTTCTGGCAGCCCTGGGTTATCACAGGCCAGCGACTCCTCAGCTGAAAGCGAATGAAACACATCCAGGGTGAGCCCGGGGGAGAGAAGGAGCCTGGGGGCAGTGAGGAAGCACCCAAGCTCTCACTCCCCTCTGCTTCCAGATGGCTCAAGGATCTGcaccaccctcacagctgggcagagtcctggctgcaggaaaGTGCTACCCAGAACCTCCAGAGAGAAGCTGGActgcaggggagcaggagagagcaCCCAGACTTACAGACACAGTGCGGGAGCCGCGAGGTCCAGATGGGGGTGCCGGTCTCGCGGCTGTagcaggtgagcagggagctgccctCCAGCACGAAGCCAGGGTTGCAGGTGTACTGGATGGTGGTGCCCACCAGCAGCACCGGGTCCGAGATGAGGCGGGTGGAGTGCTCCACCTCCCCTGGGTCCGTGCAGTACATAactggggagagaggagggctgaggggagcacCTTGGAGCAGGAGCCCTTGGAGCAGGAGCCCCTCAGAGCTGGAAGCCccttggagctgggagcacctcAGAGCAGAACCAGTGCTGTTACAgggtgtgggacagggacagcagcaccttcctgtgggcacttactcttttcaCAGAAGGGGGGGtcgctgctccagctgaggTCCCACTGGCAGGTGAGGGTGTCACTGCCCACGATGTCATAGCCCGGGTCACACTGGTAGGTGATCTTGGCCCCTCtcaccagctctgtgtgtgacGTGGTCTTCCAGCCGTTCTGGATCTCGGGCAGGTCAGAGCAGGAGTCGTTGCGGGACACCTCTGCAGCCAAGAGGGATTCTGGCTGTCACCCACCAAGCAGGACCCATGGCACAGCCCTCCCCAGAGCCACTCCAGCTGGACACACGGCTCTTCCCAAGGGCCTGTCCCTCCCCATAGCTTCACAAATGGCACAGCTGTTCTGCAGGCAGCATCCCCTGGCCACAGGGaaagggcagcagtggggggacaggggactctgtgaagcctccccagccctgaccctccaggaaggcagagggctgggctAGTGAAAATGGGgcagtgtctgtgctggggTCAGGATAACCTGGGAGCAccaggctcagctccagctgtgggTCCAGGAGAGATGCCAGCAGCAcagtcacagcacagctggttTGCTCATAGGAGGATTTGTTCCCTGCTTCCCCCAGGCTGGTTTGCTCAGGTGAGGGGTTGTggcctgccctccccagccccgtgtgctgcagagcactgaggagggccctgcagcctcccaggtGCTCTGCATTGCAGCTTGCTCTGTTTGTCGTAGCCAGGGCTGTCAGCAGTTCAAGGACAACGTGCCTGGAAAGAGCCTAGCACGGGAAGCAGGGTGGGGGACAGGCAGCCATGGGGATGGAATACCCCTCACAGtccttgtccctgccatgggcacccacagccccagcctggcaggcatAGCTGCCCTGAAGGACAATGGAACAGAtgtctccaggagctgctctggagctcagaGATGGGAACATCCATCTCAGGAGCCCACCCAGGGATTCATTGACCACCCCTGCCTGACAGGCTGTCTGTGGGGATCCTGCATCCCTGTTTCCAGCAGTTTCTTTCCCCCTGGGCCAGACCAGGGCTAACAGGGACCAAACATGCCTTGTTGCCAGCCTGAAGGAGGGGACACATACAGGGACACCCCAGAAGTGACTGACCCAGAgacctgcagctgggctgggggtcctGCAGGAGGTTCAGGGTGGGATGAGGAGGGGGTGTGGTGCCACAGTGACTGTCCCTGCTTCTGGGCCCTGCAGCTGGACattctgtgctggctgtgtgtgACGTCCTCACACCAGCACCCTGGTCCCCGTACCTATGTAGTTCATGATGAATCCTTGCCCCTTCCCAAAGATGAGCCCAGCAGGATCCGAGTGGAACTGGATGGTGAGGTCGGGGCTGGAGGAGTAGAGCTTCTGGGGGCCGCTGCTGCCCACGTACTGCCCCAGGATGCGGGAGGAGAGCTCGTCCCCGTCGTAGATGGTGAGGATGTCACTGTTGGTGATGTTCAGGCTGAGAGGAGAGTTTGGTTAGAGAGCAGCGTGTGCCGGGAGCCcaggcaggacacagcagtgtGGGGCTCAAGGGACAGCCAGGTGACCTCTCTCCGGGTCACCTCTCTCCGGGTCACCTCCCTCCGGCGGTGCCGGCGGCTCCCGGGACCCAGCGCTTGGAAGCGCCGGTCCACAAGAGCCGCGCTTGTCCCCGCGGCCACCAGAGCGCAGTGGCGGCCCGCGGATGGAGGGGACGGCGGAGGACAGCTGCAGCCTCCGTCCACCCCGGGAATGCGACTGCCCTGGAGCAGAAGGGGATGGGGTGCTCGCTGCTCTCCTCCCGCTCCAAGGCCAAGGGCAGGGGATGGATGCACACGCcaggggacacagctctggtgTCGGGAGGGTTCTCTAGGTGCCCGGGGGTGGCAGCGTGGGTGAACGATCACATCAACCCCAAGGGTGGGCAGTGACAACCCTTCCCTGCTCGCTGTCCTGCCGTGTCCAAGCCCCAGCAAGGCTCCCCGGGGCTGGGAGCGGTGGCACGGGAGGGACTGGAGCAGGGACAaccctcctccccttccctgagAGGAGAGCACCAGGATGCTCCCTGCCACACAGGAGATGCCTGAGCTGATCCCCAAACGTTTTATTAGGAATGTTCTTGGAGGGAGCCCAGTTAATCCCCATGGCAAGCTGACATTTGTAGTAAATCTCTGCTTTCTGTCAAACACGATTTTCTCAGTGACATTTATGCTTCAAATCACTTGGCCTCCAGttctgctcagccccagcacccacagagctgggagaggtgtGCTGGGAGCTCCAACTTGGGATTTTATGGGGAGCTTTAAAATCTTTATGACTCTAAGCCTCTACTTGAAACACGTCCTCCTCTTGAAAACCCAAAATAGCATCAAAGGAGGCTCccgctgcagcagcagcattacCATGCCAAGAGCTCTCAGCCTGGCATTGGATCCCATTCCCCTCTGACCCCAGCATGTTCAGCCTGGGCTTGCTGAGTGGCTCTGCTCCCTTAGTGCCTGGATTTCACATTCAGCCCAAAGATTGAGCTGTTTCCATCTCATGGATGCCTCCAGGCTTTCCTAACCCTGCATGACCCAGTTCCTGACGTGCTGGGTGTCACCCCAGAAGCACATGGCCACatgctgctgtggcactgctccCTGTGGAGAATTCCAAAGCTGTTGGAGCAGCAATTCACTGCTGCTATGGATCATGTAATGGTGCTTTGAACTCAGAGAGCATTACTCAGTCCTGCCCAGGGTGCCAAGTGCATCAAAGGGGATTATGGAAGCTCTGTGGGGGAGAACAGGGCACGGCAAgactcttccctgtgagggtggtgaggccctagCACGGATTGTCTGGAtatgctgtggctgccccatgactggaagtgtccaaggctgggtgggaaggggcttggaggaacctgggatagtgggaagtgtccctgcccatgggagatcagctttaaggtccctcctaCCCAACCtgtcctgggattctgtgattccccgGTGCAGGAAAGGGGAGTGGGACACTGCAGCAAAATGAGACGAGCGCTtctggggcagagacagacactGAGCTCCTGGGCTACTCACAGCTGGATGTCCAGGAAGAGCCTCTTCTCCTCGCCCACATGGATCCTCCAGATGCAATCCTCCCCCTCCGTGTAGGGCTCCGGCCAGTTGGGGGACAGGATCACCCCAGCCACAGCAGTCAGCTCCCCTCCACACGTGGCTGTGGGGGCAAAGGGgtgggcagagctcagagaggACCCAGGGGTGCCACCCTCCACCCGGCAGTGCCCACGGGCAGGGCTGACCTCGGCACAGTGGCTCCGTGTCGTTCCAGTAGGGGTCCCGCATGTTGATGCACTCGATGACGGCAGGGCCCTGCTCCAGGGAGTGCCCAGGGTCACAGGTGAACTCCACAGTGGTGCCCAGGTTGTAGGTGGGGTCAGAGGTGGTGAAGTTCCCGTTCTGGATGTAGGGCTCATAGCAGTGGCCCCGCTCAAAGGCTGGAAGAGATCCCTGTGAGCTGTAGGGACACGGAGCCTCTCCCTTCTTTCTGAGCTTCCCCAAGCCCTGCTGGTGTCCCCATGAGAACCTGACCCCTGCATCCCCACCTGCATGGATGGCCTCTTCCAGGGAGTGTTTTACAGGCAATTAGGATTAACAAAAATGTACCCATTCTGAGCCACACAGGCCTCGCCAAACCCCACTCCCATGGTGGTTCAGCACCAGGGATGAGCtcaggggcactgccaggcactGTGTTTCCAAAGCTGGGGATGCCAAGCCATCCACCCTGGGATTGCTCAGGGCCACAGGGCTCCTGTGGGAACAATCCTGCAGCAGGACCCACTTAAATGACAATGAAAGCCACAGAGGGGCATCAggcctgcccgtgctggggacagccagcaccCTTCCTGCAGCCACATATCTGTGGCTGACCCTGGGGCTGGCTGTCCTGGTGTAGGCAGGCACAGGGCCTGCACAGCCTCCCTGGCCTTCAGCAGCCTAAGAtaggaaatgccaagtcatgATGACTGGACCTAAGAAGCCcctttttctgccttcagacccttgcttatctctctgtaagACTTTAGGTCACTTTCCTTTTGACCCTTACTATTGAACAATTCCTAAAACTCCTGTACCCTATATAAAGAGCTACTTTTGCCCGGTTTGGCAGAAGAGCTGTCCCTGACACCTCCGCAGAAAGCATCAATAAAGACTTCCCCGTGGAACTTCACACAGGGCTTCTCAAGAGCTGAAATCACAAAATGAGCTGAAAATCACTGAGAGCTGATCTCACTTAAGAGCTGAGCTTGCTAAGACTGCCTGAGGGGCTCGGACAGGTTGTGCTTTATTGGACGTCTCTGTCTTGGGCACCCACGGCAGCCAGGGTTGGGGAGACCCTGAAACACCAGAGTTGCCTcatcctggctgagctgggcactgccctggggcccCAGCACGGGGACACAGCACCTTCGAAGCGGATGTTGAAGGCGGTGGCAGCCGCGGGCTCCTCGGCGAGGAAGTCGATCCTGATGGAGGAGCCGTCGCTGATGACGCCCTCGAAGGGGACGCTGTCGGCGCGCAGCGAGTCGTAGAGCACGGCCGAGCGGTTGGTGTCCCCGCTGTACACCaccatcctgcagggacacggGGCATGGCACACGGGACAGCGCCCCTGAGTCCCACCTGAGCATGGTggggggagctggagcagctgggataaGCTGGGGGCTTCCAGTTTTTGGTGTATTCTGGGGTTTTCTCTCCAAAATAGACATGGAGaggctggagcgtgtccaggcatgggaatggagctggggaagggtctggagcaccaggagcagctgagagagctgggaaaggggctcagcctgaagaaaaggaggctcaggggaaatcctgtggctctgcacagctgcctgacaggaggggacagccaggggggttgggctctgctcccagggaacaggggataggatgagaggaaatggctcCTGTCAGGGAAGGTTTAAACTGGATATCAAGGATATCAGGGaaaatttctttcccaaaagGGCTGATAAGCATTGAAACAGGCAGCcaagggcagtggtggagttcccatccctggaggggtttaaCAGCTGTATGTAAATATggagacatggtttagtggtagccttggcagtgctgggggacagTTGAACTCAATGATATCAGAGGGCTTTCccaacccaaataattccattttttccatatttagTGCCCAGAAGAAGGCCCCGCTCCTCACCCCATGCAGAAGAAGCCCCCTGGGATCTCTCTGCAatcccagggctgtgaggaaaCAGCTCCTGGAGCCTCACCTGTCCTTCTCAGTCAGCAGGAGCTTCTCAAAGTGCAGGTGCAGCTTCTGGCCGGGGGGGGCCCTGATGGCCCAGACACAGTACATGCTGCCAGACTGGTTCCCGCTGTAGCTGGGGGACAGCACGCGGCCGATGGTGGCATTGTGCACTGTCCCTCCACAGGGAGCTgcaacacagagcacagccccgcTGGCATGGGCACAGTGGCATTTGTGCTCCCCTCAGAGTGCCCAGGGCACAAACCTCTtgcctgggctctgctttgctctgtctGTACGTATTTATACTCACACACAGACATAAAATCctaatttcctttccctttgctgCCTAACGAGGGGACAGattctgctgtcactgcctgaCCACCTGAGGCATTGCTCTCACCCCCTCCCTGTCACCACAtttcttttcacagagaaaagcaaggcacagttcttcccaagaatatttcttgggtttcacattctctgaacctcagagaaagaaaaaacaattcttatctcatttactgctcctgtgttgttcACAAGTGGAATGCATCGTGGAAGactgtttacctgaagggattGGTAATTGGATTCTGGCGTGAGTGTTTTGATTCACTGACCAACTGGATCCAGGTGTGTGTATGTGTTGGGACTGTGGGCTGACAGTCATGAGATGCTGTGCAGGGGAGtgcagttgagtgcttggcagattcagtttagatgtaatgtaatatagtatagaataatatagtataataaagtaattaatcaGCCTcctgataagatggagtcctcctcatcatttctCCTGGACGTCGGGCAAAAATATCACCGATACCTCCCAGGACCACATTCATCTCATGGGGCAAAGAAAGGGCTCATGTTTTCCTCATTGAGGCTCAGTTTCCCACCACggggctgggatgtgcaggTACCTGAGCAGATGGGCTCggggctgctccagtgtggcCGGGATGCGTTGATGCAGGTCAGCATGCGGGGGCCCTGCAGCTCGTAGCCCAGGTGACAGTGGAAGTGAGCGATGCCACCCGAGTGCAGATCCATCACCGTCACATCTCCAAAGTCAGGCCTCCGTGGGAAGTTGCAGCTCAGCataaacactggaacaggcacACGTTGGAAGCTCGgggctcagctgctcccagccaccCCGTAGGGACGTGCTGGATGTGCCCACgtgtcacacagagcagtggcagagcaCCACCAaccccccactgctgctgcttccccaccTGTTACTGCTCCTGCCCAGACccagtttctattttaaaaataatttgctggaactcatttattttttaaagcttttcgAGGTAAAAAATAGACTGGCAGTGTGAGTGTGTGCAGGAGGAactgctgcacagggacagaaacAGGGCAAGGCGGGTGTGagaggcacagccagcactggggttggggacatcagggCACACTGAACCCTCTACCCTGGGCACAACACCTTGACCTGCCCCAGCCCATGCTCTGAGCAAGGAGCGTGGCTGGTCTGTGGGGGCACAGCCCGCTGGTTTGACCCTGCAGCCAAGTGGGActgaccccaaacaccccctaACCCACGCTGGGGACACACCCACCCTGGTAGTGGAGCTGGAAGGTCCCCACCACGTCGTCCTGGAAGGTGCGGAAGTAGACGGAGATGGTGTTGGTGGGGCTGCGGATCACCTGGCCTTCCACCAGAAGGGTCTGGTTGGCCAAGACCACCAGGGCATCGCCATCCACGCCACGGATGGACAGCACCTCCCCATCTGACAGGTTCACGCTCTTCACCTGCGGGGAGCAGACACCTGTGAGCTGTGAGGGCACAGTGGGGACCCCAGGGTCACATCCCAGcccatcacacacacacagagcatcaCACCAGCACAGCGCTGTAACAAAACCAGGGCACTCCTCAGGCTTTGGTGCTCACCACCCACCCCGTGCACCACGAAACCTCCCCAGGATCCCTCACCCCACTGGGGAACACTTGGGGAGCCACACAGCAAGTGCATctaatgagcagttccaaaaggCTTTAATTATTATTTGGAAATAGCTGAGCAGTAAcctcacatttacatttcacgTCCATTTAGCTTAATAAATGGGCTCATATTTCAGCAGAAAGATGCTCATCAGACCGTTTGTTTCCCTGAGTGTGTGAGGCCTGGGGCTCTATATTTAGCATCAGCCCAGCCGTGATTGGGAGCGCTCCCGACGATGTTGTGACTGCAGGGATTTGTGGCTGTTGTCACCGCTGTGCCCACCTCCCCCTGGCACACGGGGCTGGGATATGCCCTGCTCCAAGGGCACTGCATggagccacccccagccctcagcaTCCTGAGCCTGCTCCTGaaggaaatccatggaaaagctCGTTCCTCACTGCAAAGCTGGTTAACATCCCCATGCCTGGGTTCACCCTAGCCCATGTTTCAATCCAAGAGGAGCTGATTTTGCCTTATTTTTCCAGCTGGGTCCTGTCAGGGAAAAGCATTGTCTGGAGTCTGGGCCATGTGCAGCTCTgacccccagcctgccctgggtcatttcttcttttcagaaaatTGTCCCAAAACCTGCTCCCCCCCCCCAGCATGGCCTGCACACACTGCGACTGGTGGGATGGCTCAGATCTGATTATTAATAAATGGGATGAATTAAGTGTTATTTGGGTGAATTATTTGGACTCCAGGAATCCAAGCGGGCTCCATACGATGCCAACAATttcccccagctcccactgggaCAGAGCTTTGCTTCTCCAGCTGGGTCTGGATCCCTGCAAAGATTTTTCCAAGGTGTTTGTAACAGATTTTGTTCTGCAATCTCTCGAAGCCAAACCTGTTCCCCAGCTGGGTTCCTCCAGTGCTGGTGGCACCACGCACATGACACAGAGCCAAATCACTCTGGGAAATTGGGAAGGGGATTcgggggagcagctggagcaggcagagctctgcagaaggGAGGAAGCTGGGGATCAGTGCTGGCTGTCAcgagagacacacacacacactcagtTCCACCATCAGCCTCCCCTCGGTggagccaggggagcagggtgTCACCACGagtgccattccctgtgccagcctcaggctggcattcccagaggagcctGGAG
Coding sequences within:
- the SEZ6L gene encoding LOW QUALITY PROTEIN: seizure 6-like protein (The sequence of the model RefSeq protein was modified relative to this genomic sequence to represent the inferred CDS: inserted 1 base in 1 codon; deleted 2 bases in 1 codon; substituted 1 base at 1 genomic stop codon), producing the protein MRQRRRWGFLIHRLVVVGVPAASQGADFTPAAHNFXFHAQLCPSPTFXLFLADSGSGAALVPASPDPLAVDEPVEKMGGGAAELGHSPGLTGGAEDFGHAVGPDPGAGELGQGTALNLLPAPEETTPLLPTATAVPRPDAKQTSPVKKKLPTLKQVNTGRKHPRLKPTPAGPPGTASPASPRSSRLPTAAPGLRVPAEDTERSPSELPWVDQATTSHPTLQISPSSLPPALPDSTGDAGEAPTVAPAGVIPTKGVERDAHGSAPEESQETTTSTIVTTTVTTTEPTPVLCSMSFHEPEGYIDSTDYPPLPLHGYLQCTYNVTVYTGYGVELQVKSVNLSDGEVLSIRGVDGDALVVLANQTLLVEGQVIRSPTNTISVYFRTFQDDVVGTFQLHYQVFMLSCNFPRRPDFGDVTVMDLHSGGIAHFHCHLGYELQGPRMLTCINASRPHWSSPEPICSAPCGGTVHNATIGRVLSPSYSGNQSGSMYCVWAIRAPPGQKLHLHFEKLLLTEKDRMVVYSGDTNRSAVLYDSLRADSVPFEGVISDGSSIRIDFLAEEPAAATAFNIRFEAFERGHCYEPYIQNGNFTTSDPTYNLGTTVEFTCDPGHSLEQGPAVIECINMRDPYWNDTEPLCRATCGGELTAVAGVILSPNWPEPYTEGEDCIWRIHVGEEKRLFLDIQLLNITNSDILTIYDGDELSSRILGQYVGSSGPQKLYSSSPDLTIQFHSDPAGLIFGKGQGFIMNYIEVSRNDSCSDLPEIQNGWKTTSHTELVRGAKITYQCDPGYDIVGSDTLTCQWDLSWSSDPPFCEKIMYCTDPGEVEHSTRLISDPVLLVGTTIQYTCNPGFVLEGSSLLTCYSRETGTPIWTSRLPHCVSEESLACDNPGLPENGYQILYKRLYLPGESLTFMCYEGFELMGEVTIKCILGQPSHWSGPLPICKVNQDSFEHALEVAEAAAETSLEGGNMALAIFIPVLIISLLLGGAYIYLTRCRYYSSLRLPLMYSHPYSQITVETEFDNPIYETGETREYEVSI